The stretch of DNA CGGTGCCTACTACCGCTGGCGGGCGCGCGCTTACGACGGCCAGGCCTGGTCAGGTTATATGGAGCCCGCCGGATTTCGCATCGTGCTCGCCAACAATCCGCCGACGGTTCCGGGTCCACTGACACCCACAGCCGGGCAACCGGTCTACGGCCATCCCATCACACTCGTCGCAAATAACGCCACCGATCCTGACGGCGATCCGCTGTACTACCTCTTTCGCACTTGCTCCGATTCACTGCTGACGGCGCAAGTCGAGATCTCCGGCAATGTTGCCCAGCAGTCGCCGTATACGACTTACCAGAGCACGGCCAACTACCAGCACAATCGCCGCTATTGGTGGACGGTGCGGGCATTTGACGGCAGCGCCTATTCGGCGTGGGCGCCGGCGCAGGTGTTTACGCATTATGACATGGCACTCGATGCCGGTGAGGTAGCGACGCTGCTGTATCCCGTCGACGGGGCGACTGAGATGTCAGCACATCCGACGTTTGAGATCGGTTGGAGCGGCGATCGCGATACCATCGCTTGCACGTTCGAAGTCTCGCGCGACCGCGATTTCGTCGACTTGTTCGATGCCGGAATCGTCGTCGGTTATTCCGGTTCCGCCCGCTGGACGCCGCAGCGCGCCCTGGAAAACGAGACGATCTACTACTGGCGCGCTAAACTGGCCACCGACGGATACTCGGAGACTGCAAAGTTCACGGTGAGTTCGCCCGTGTTCGTGTCCCCGAATCCCTTCTCCTATCTTGACGGTGAACTGGTATTTCGCAACCTGCCTCCGGGCTCGCGGCTCGAGATCTTCACGGCCTCGGGCGACCGCATCGTCGCTTTCGACAATCTCAGCGGCGAGTATCACTGGGATGTCCGCAATCCGTCTGGAGAGAAGCTGGCCCCGGGTGTGTTCTTATATTACGTCCGCTTCGACGACAAGACGATTGCGGATAAATTCATCGTCGTGCGCTAACTAAAAGCGGGCGGATCATTCGATCCGCCCGACACTTACCGATTCAACTGCACTAAAACCCAAGTCTCAGCGTTCGTCGTCCTGCCACGGATGGCCGGTCTCATTGGACTCCGGAACCTGAAGCGATTCCTCCGGCACTTCGGCCGAGCGAATCATGTGATTGCGGAAACTGTTAACCGCTTCCGCCGCACGCAGCAGGGTGCCGGTCACACTGGAGCTGTTGCCGTTATTGAGGGTGTTGAAGATGGCCGTCTCGGTTTCCTGTAGAAATGCGTCGATCGTGAAGGGTCGTTGATCGAGGTCATATTCAAATTCCTTCTGCCGGACGAAATCGGTGACGGTCAGGTTACGGCCAGAAGGCGACAAACCGAAAACGCCTTCCTTCTGGAGAGTATCGATCCCCGGCGCCGAGCCTGCGTCAGCAGTCGTCGCCGTCTCTTTCGGCGCAAGCGCGTCAGCTAACTGACGCGCGTAGTCTTCCGGAAGCACCAGCGGTGCCGGTCGGAGCGGAGGGTCGAAGAAAGGATCGACCGCCGTCACAGCGCTAACCTCACTCACACTGGTTTGGCGCAACCGCGCCATCATATCCTCACTCTCGGCGGCCTTCTGATTCCCCCGCACACGCTCGTCGAGCTGCTCCAGATAGGCTTGATGCACCTTCTTGTGGACGGCGTACATCGCGTCATCCATTCGTTCTCTGCCGGCTGTACGTTCGTGCTGAGCGGAGATTGAATTCTCGATTGCCCGCCGATCAATCGCCTGCTCGTCAACTTGCTCCGCAGTCACCCCCGCGGTGTCGTCGCTTTGCATTTCGAACTGGTGTTCAATCATCAATTCTGCATCCTCCCGTTGCGACTGCGACTGCTTGAGCATCTTCTCGAGAAATACCTCCAGCACGCTGCGTGACGCTTGTTGTCGCTGTGCCAGATCGATCTTCCCCGCCGATTCGTCCTCCTCGTCCTCAAGGCGCTGCTCTGCCGGCGATACCGACTTGCGGTCGCTCGAACGTTTCGCCTGATCGACTGGTGTGCGATGCGTTTCCGAACCCTGCAATTTGGGTTCATCTTCATCCGACCGGGCAGTGACATCCGGCTGTTTCTCGCGATCGTGGGTTTGCGGAGATTGTCTTTTTTCGGGAGGCCGCTTGGCTTCAGCGGCTTTGTCGTTCACCTCAAAAGCGGGAGTGAACTTATTGGCATCAGCGGGAATCGTTGTGACCATTGAGCGTCGCTCTTCGGCCTCCGGAGAACGATTGTCAGATTTATGGCGGAGCTTGGCAAGCTTCGCTTCGACTCCGGCCTTTTCCAATTTGCGTTGCACCATCGCGCCGACCTTGCCGAATTGCGGTTCGTCCTCGCGAGATCGCTTCTCTTTCGCCCGCGGCGGTGTGACCTCGACACGATAAGTGTTTGTGACATTGACCTTAATCATATTCGCCTACACTTGTGCCAACGCATTCCTTCTCCCCCGTTTCACTTCACGCAAAAGCGGTACCAAAGGCACGGGTGGCGTAAGCGGTTAGGGGCGAGCGGGTTGGAAATAGTCGATTGCGATGATGTCTTGCCTGCCCCCCATACTGATGGCAACAATCCCACCAGCGCGATCAGATTTCACACACGACACCGGACGCTGTGTGGGAAGTCAACAGCCGAGTGTGGCGTGTCCGCCTTAGTTTCTGAGTGAAACTGGCGATACCGCGCCGCGGCGGCCCCTGCGGCAGAGACGCCAATGCTTTGATAACGAAAGGGTTCTGAGGGTGAACGATCCTCCCAGTGCTTCGGCAGCCTTGTTGCATCCCTAGTCACCGACACGGACGACGCAAGGAGGATCCGCATGATCACCATACAGGGTAGTTTTGCCGGCATGAACACCGTGCGCAACCTGTCGTTGATCCAGCGCAGCCTGACCAAGACCATGCAGAAGCTGTCTTCCGGCGAGCGCATCAACACGGCAGCGGACGGTCCGGCCGAACTGGTGATTTCTGAACAGATGCGTGCGCAGATCGGATCGCTCACGGAACAAATCAAGGGTTTGGAAGCGCATCTCAATCGCAATGCCGCTACCGATGCCGCGCTTGGCGAGCTGACAGATGTCGTTCGCGAGATGCGGCAGATCGTACAGACGGCCAGTGACGAGGCAACCAACACTCCCGAGACCGGCAAAATCCTGCAACAGCAGATGACCGAGACGGTCGCAGCCTTCAACCGACAGCGCGCCGAGACCGGCTACGGCAATCAGAAGTTGCTGGACGGCTCGGACGGTGCCGTCGTCGCCGTACCGCAGATGCCGGACCTCGATGTCTCGACGCCGGACCAGGCGCGAGAGGCGCTGAGCGAGGTGGACCGCGTGTTGCGTTCGGTTTCGGACTTGCGGCTGGATGTTGGTGCCAAGACCAAGAATGAATATGAATCGACCATGCGTTCGCTGGAGGTGGCGTCACAGAACCTCACTGCCGCGGAGTCGACGATCCGCGACACTGACTATGCCAGCGAACAGGCAAGTTATCTGCGTTCAATCGTGCAACTGAACGTCGGAATGGCAGCACAGGCGCAGGGGCAACTGACGTCGGATACGGTTTTTAAGTTGCTGCACGCTTGACGCTCAATTACGAACCTCCCCTGTAGGTGTTTCACACACCTGATGCGCTTTCTGCCTGAGAGGCCCGGCATCCCCTGCCGGGCCTCGACCTTTTTTGTTCAGATTATTTCTCGAACTGCCGGCGAATCTGGTCGGCGAAGATCTGGCGATCGACCTGGAAGTTGTAGTCGTGGATGGTGCCCGACTTGCCGACGACCAGCTGCAGCGGGAAGTCAGTGACTTGAAAACGATTCATGAAGATAAGTCCGGTATCAACATACACTGCAAACGGGAGTGACTGCAGGCGCTGGTACGCCTGCGCGGCCTCCACACTTGCGGGCACGATTGCCGCAACCTCTTCCGGAGACATGAGCTTCTTCTCGAATTGGTCGCGCCAGCGGTCAATGATCTTGACGCAGTAACTGCAAGTCGGTTCCAGGAACAGAAATACCCGGCCTTGCCCGAGAATCTGGCTGGTTTTTGTCACGTTACCGTCAAGGTCGAGCACCTCAACATTGGGAAATTGCTGACCAATCAACAGGCGATAGCCGGTAGTATCAGTAGCCGCCTTCGACGACACTGTCGCTTCGTCCTTATTTGATGGACTGCATGACAGCGAAACAGTGATGGTGATCAACAAAGTGATTGCGAAGCTGATCTCATTTCTCATACTGGTGGCAAATATAATTGCCTGTGCTATGCCGAAGCGAACGCAAAATCCCGACACCTCGAAGTTAAGCCCATTTCACCAGTGCGTTGTCGACGTCATTCGGCGCATTCCGCGCGGCAAAGTGACATCATACGGCCAGATTGCCGCCCTGGCAGGTGAGCCGCGCGCGGCACGACAGGTGGTCAGGATTCTGCACACCCAGAGCGAAAAGCACGGCCTCCCGTGGTATCGGGTGATCAACAAGCAGGGGCGGATATCATTGCCGCATCATGGAGGCTATGAGCTTCAGAAGTCACTATTGAAGAAGGAGGGTGTTCGGTTCAATCGCGACGACGTCATCGACCTTGCCCGCTTTGGCTGGAAACCGCGCCTCCGTTAGCCCCGTTCTATCGCATACCGATCTTATCTGAATTAGCTTGCAAATCGGCAGCCAATTGATTAGTTTATGTGAAAATTGTCACAAGCGACGAGGAGATCGCGCATGAAGTTGGAAGATATCAAGAAACTCATCAAAGCCGCTGAGATTGAGTACATCGATGTGAAATTTTGTGATCTTTCCGGCCTGTGGCACCATGTCACACTGCCGGTGGAGTCTCTGGATAGAGAGTTCTTCGAACACGGGATCGGGGTTGACGGCAGTTCGATGCGGGGCTTCACCTCGATCGAGCGCGGCGACATGATCGTGTTGCCTGACCCGGAAACGCGATTCGTTGACCCGTTTTTCGAGCGGCCGACTTTGTCGTTCCTGGGCAATTTCATGGAAAGTGGCCGGACAGTAACGCCCTACTCACGTTGTCCACGGCGGGTGGCAGCGGCGGCGGAGCGCTATGTTGCGTCAGTGGTCAGGGGTGCCGAGGCGATTATCGGACCGGAATTTGAGTACTACGTGTTTGACAAAGCCGATTATCGCCAGGAACCGGGGACGGCCTATTATGTCGTCAAGTCGGCCGAGGCCGATACGATCGACGATGAAACGGAAGACAATCTGGGATACAAGATTGGCTGGAAGCGGGGCTATCATATTGCGCCCCCGCTGGATCGGACTTTCAATCTCAGATCGGAGATTTCCTCGCTGCTCAAGTCGGTTGGCATCGGATTGAAATACCATCACCACGAGGTTGGCGGGCGCGGCCAGCATGAGATCGAGACCGCATTTCAGCCGCTGCTGAAGATGGCTGACCAGTCGATGCTGGTGAAGTACATCGTCAAGAATCACTGTTTCCGCATGAACAAATCCGCGACGTTCATGCCGAAGCCCCTCTTTAACGAGCCCGGATCGGGAATGCACGTGCATCAATACCTGGCTGCCGGCGCCCACTCACTGTTCTATGACAAGAGCGGACGAGCCATCCTGTCCAAGGAGGGGATCTACTATATCGGCGGCATCTTGAAGCACGTGGATTCACTCCTGGCATTTACCAATCCATCCACCAACTCCTTCAAACGGCTGG from Candidatus Zixiibacteriota bacterium encodes:
- a CDS encoding redoxin domain-containing protein, with translation MSSKAATDTTGYRLLIGQQFPNVEVLDLDGNVTKTSQILGQGRVFLFLEPTCSYCVKIIDRWRDQFEKKLMSPEEVAAIVPASVEAAQAYQRLQSLPFAVYVDTGLIFMNRFQVTDFPLQLVVGKSGTIHDYNFQVDRQIFADQIRRQFEK
- a CDS encoding methylated-DNA--[protein]-cysteine S-methyltransferase, coding for MPKRTQNPDTSKLSPFHQCVVDVIRRIPRGKVTSYGQIAALAGEPRAARQVVRILHTQSEKHGLPWYRVINKQGRISLPHHGGYELQKSLLKKEGVRFNRDDVIDLARFGWKPRLR
- the glnA gene encoding type I glutamate--ammonia ligase, translating into MKLEDIKKLIKAAEIEYIDVKFCDLSGLWHHVTLPVESLDREFFEHGIGVDGSSMRGFTSIERGDMIVLPDPETRFVDPFFERPTLSFLGNFMESGRTVTPYSRCPRRVAAAAERYVASVVRGAEAIIGPEFEYYVFDKADYRQEPGTAYYVVKSAEADTIDDETEDNLGYKIGWKRGYHIAPPLDRTFNLRSEISSLLKSVGIGLKYHHHEVGGRGQHEIETAFQPLLKMADQSMLVKYIVKNHCFRMNKSATFMPKPLFNEPGSGMHVHQYLAAGAHSLFYDKSGRAILSKEGIYYIGGILKHVDSLLAFTNPSTNSFKRLVPGFEAPIAGTYSMGNRTACIRIPGYQRNPKTMRFEFRPPDATMNPYLGYAAMVMAGMDGIKNKIDPGAPLDKNLDDLSEGELEKIHQLPTSLDRAIKGLEKDHYYLLEGGVFSEDLIENWIKVKGDDFGNIGRQPTVGEFELYYDC